One region of Drosophila teissieri strain GT53w chromosome 2L, Prin_Dtei_1.1, whole genome shotgun sequence genomic DNA includes:
- the LOC122616772 gene encoding uncharacterized protein LOC122616772, with amino-acid sequence MSARKEKRDSHYWRKQAATLPDYVPPREREQDLRQLQHRASILWSPQLQDQDEKAVREYLDFAASHYNIEEEQALFILRRHGFDLPLASRRLEKIETARGCRYHRWKAQDLIRLSKAYEQYGTDFTKIRKELPHFPVSEVRLYFSFMSSA; translated from the coding sequence ATGTCCGCACGCAAAGAGAAGCGAGACTCCCATTACTGGCGAAAACAGGCAGCCACCTTACCGGATTATGTGCCACCGAGGGAGCGGGAACAGGATTTGCGGCAGCTGCAACATCGAGCCTCGATCCTGTGGTCGCCGCAGCTGCAGGATCAAGACGAAAAGGCTGTTCGCGAATACCTGGACTTTGCGGCTAGTCACTACAATATCGAGGAGGAACAGGCACTGTTCATTTTGCGACGTCACGGATTCGACCTGCCCCTGGCCAGTCGACGTCTGGAGAAGATTGAGACAGCTCGCGGATGTCGCTATCATCGCTGGAAGGCCCAGGATCTCATCCGACTTTCGAAGGCCTACGAGCAATACGGCACCGACTTCACGAAGATCCGCAAGGAGCTACCCCACTTTCCTGTGTCCGAGGTTCGGCTGTATTTCTCCTTCATGTCCTCGGCCTAG
- the LOC122616762 gene encoding neurogenic protein big brain, giving the protein MADESLHTVPLEHNIDYHIVTLFERLEAMRKDSHGGGHGVNNRLSSTLQAPKRSMQAEIRTLEFWRSIISECLASFMYVFIVCGAAAGVGVGASVSSVLLATALASGLAMATLTQCFLHISGAHINPAVTLALCVVRSISPIRAAMYITAQCGGGIAGAALLYGVSVPGYQGNLQAALSHSAALAAWERFGVEFILTFLVVLCYFVSTDPMKKFMGNSAASIGCAYSACCFVSMPYLNPARSLGPSFVLNKWDSHWVYWFGPLVGGMASGLVYEYIFNSRNRSLRHTKGSIDNDSSSIHSEDELNYDMDMEKPNKYQQAQGTYPRGASNGNGAGQAAGNGQHQAANMGQIPGVVATAGQGNYCQNLYTAPPLSSKYDQQQEPLYGGTRSLYCRSPTLTRSNLNRSQSVYAKSNTAINRDIVPRPGPLVPAQSLYPMRTQQQQQQQQQQQQQQQQQVATAPQSSHLQNQNVQNQMQQRSESIYGMRGSMRGQQQPIQQQQQQQQLQQQQPNMGVQQQQMQPPPQMMPDPQQQPQGFQPVYGTRTNPTPMDGNHKYDRRDPQQLYGVTGPRNRGQSAQSDDSSYGSYHGSAVTPPARHPSVEPSPPPPPMLMYAPPPQPNAAHPQPIRTQSERKVSAPVVVSQPAACAVTYTTSQGSAVTAQQQQQQHQQQQQQQQQQQQQQQQMMMQQQQQHYGMLPLRPN; this is encoded by the exons ATGGCCGACGAAAGTCTGCACACCGTGCCCCTGGAGCACAACATAGACTACCACATCGTAACGCTCTTCGAGCGCCTGGAGGCGATGCGCAAGGACTCGCACGGCGGTGGCCACGGGGTCAACAATCGGCTGTCCAGCACCCTGCAGGCTCCCAAGCGCAGCATGCAGGCCGAGATTCGCACGCTGGAGTTCTGGAG ATCCATCATCAGCGAGTGTCTGGCCTCCTTCATGTACGTGTTCATCGTCTGCGGTGCCGCCGCGGGCGTCGGAGTGGGGGCCAGTGTGTCGTCCGTGCTGTTGGCCACGGCTCTGGCCTCCGGGCTGGCGATGGCTACGCTGACGCAGTGCTTCCTCCACATCTCGG GCGCCCACATCAATCCCGCCGTAACCCTGGCTCTCTGCGTGGTGCGATCTATATCTCCGATCCGGGCTGCCATGTACATAACCGCGCAATGTGGCGGAGGAATCGCCGGAGCCGCTCTGCTTTATGG CGTTTCTGTGCCTGGTTACCAGGGGAATCTGCAGGCCGCTCTCTCACATAGCGCTGCTCTGGCCGCCTGGGAAAGATTCGGCGTGGAATTCATCCTCACCTTTCTGGTGGTTCTGTGCTATTTCGTATCCACGGATCCCATGAAGAAGTTCATGGGCAACTCGGCCGCCTCGATTGGATGTGCCTACAGCGCCTGCTGCTTTGTGTCG ATGCCATACCTGAATCCAGCCCGCTCCCTGGGTCCTTCGTTTGTGCTCAACAAATGGGACAGCCACTGGGTGTACTGGTTCGGACCACTGGTGGGCGGCATGGCCTCTGGCCTGGTGTACGAGTACATCTTCAACTCGCGCAACCGCAGCCTGCGCCACACCAAGGGCAGCATCGACAACGACTCCAGCTCGATCCACTCGGAGGACGAGCTGAACTACGACATGGACATGGAGAAGCCCAACAAGTATCAGCAGGCGCAGGGCACCTACCCGCGTGGTGCGTCCAATGGCAATGGCGCAGGTCAGGCGGCCGGAAATGGTCAGCACCAAGCTGCCAATATGGGCCAAATTCCGGGAGTGGTGGCCACTGCCGGCCAGGGTAACTACTGCCAGAATCTGTACACTGCTCCACCGCTCTCCTCGAAGTACGATCAGCAGCAGGAACCTCTGTACGGAGGAACCCGCTCCCTGTACTGCCGCTCGCCCACTCTGACCAGGAGCAACCTGAATCGCTCGCAATCTGTTTACGCCAAGAGCAACACGGCCATCAATCGGGACATTGTGCCGCGTCCAGGTCCTCTGGTGCCCGCCCAGAGTCTTTATCCCATGCgcacccagcagcagcagcagcaacaacaacagcagcaacagcagcagcagcaacaggtggCCACCGCTCCTCAGTCCTCCCACTTGCAGAACCAAAATGTCCAGAATCAGATGCAGCAGCGCAGCGAGAGCATCTACGGAATGAGGGGCTCCATGCgaggacagcagcagccgatccagcagcaacagcaacagcagcagctacagcagcaacagcccaACATGggtgtgcagcagcagcagatgcagccTCCGCCACAGATGATGCCTGAtccccagcagcagccgcagggTTTCCAGCCAGTCTACGGCACTCGCACGAATCCCACTCCGATGGACGGAAATCACAAGTACGACCGACGTGACCCGCAGCAACTGTACGGCGTGACGGGACCAAGGAATCGCGGACAGTCGGCGCAGTCGGACGACAGCTCCTATGGCTCATACCATGGCTCTGCTGTCACGCCGCCAGCTCGTCATCCCAGCGTGGAGCCATCACCTCCGCCACCGCCCATGCTGATGTATGCCCCGCCCCCACAGCCGAATGCTGCCCACCCGCAACCCATTCGCACCCAGTCGGAGCGCAAAGTTAGTGCTCCAGTTGTGGTGTCCCAGCCGGCTGCGTGCGCCGTGACCTACACAACCTCTCAAGGATCAGCGGTGACagcccaacagcagcagcaacaacatcagcagcagcagcaacaacagcagcagcagcagcaacagcagcaacagatgatgatgcaacaacagcagcaacattatGGAATGCTGCCGCTGAGGCCCAACTGA